A single region of the Triticum dicoccoides isolate Atlit2015 ecotype Zavitan chromosome 2B, WEW_v2.0, whole genome shotgun sequence genome encodes:
- the LOC119362483 gene encoding universal stress protein YxiE-like: MMAETKAVAAAVEASPVEVEEGRSKTVEASPVEEGRSKTVAAAVEEGRSKTVVLVAVDDSDASYRALEWAVRHVAATAGMAGAGAVELVVLHAKPPTSLAVNMGGPGVPGDVVGLVEEDLRKKAEGVVGKARSLCAANSVEAVVDVVDGEPKHVLCDAVEKHHADLLVVGSQGYGAIRRALLGSVSDYCAHHADCSVVIVKQPGSKN; encoded by the exons ATGATGGCGGAGACCAAGGCGGTGGCTGCTGCGGTGGAGGCGAGTCCGGTGGAGGTGGAGGAGGGCAGGAGCAAGACAGTGGAGGCGAGTCCggtggaggaggggaggagcaagacggtggctgctgcggtggaggaggggaggagcaAGACGGTGGTGCTGGTCGCCGTGGACGACAGCGACGCAAGCTACCGCGCGCTCGAGTGGGCCGTGCGGCACGTGGCGGCGACGGCCGGCATGGCCGGCGCCGGAGCGGTGGAGCTCGTTGTCCTCCACGCCAAGCCGCCCACTTCCCTCGCCGTCAACATGGGCGGCCCCG GCGTGCCCGGCGACGTGGTGGGGTTAGTGGAGGAGGACCTGCGCAAGAAGGCCGAGGGCGTCGTCGGCAAGGCGCGCAGCCTCTGCGCCGCCAACTCG GTGGAGGCCGTGGTGGACGTGGTGGACGGGGAGCCGAAGCACGTCCTGTGCGACGCCGTCGAGAAGCACCACGCCGatctgctcgtcgtcggcagccagGGCTACGGCGCCATCAGGAG GGCATTGCTTGGGAGCGTGAGCGACTACTGCGCCCACCACGCGGACTGCTCTGTGGTGATTGTCAAGCAGCCCGGGTCCAAGAACTGA